TAAatggtcgttattgtgaatttatttccttatGCTAATTATCTTAAGAtcagccaatgtttaaatgtaggtaacatttcaataagtagTCTGTATCGTTAGGTACTCGGTTGATAACcttgccagtgttgttttcactttttctgacCGAGATATTCCCGGTTTCcttgccagtgttgttttcactttttctgacCGAGATATTCCCGGTTTCcttgccagtgttgttttcactttttctgacCGAGATATTCCCGGTTTCcttgccagtgttgttttcactttttctgacCGAGATATTCCCGGTTTCcttgccagtgttgttttcactttttctgacCGAGATATTCCCGGTTTCcttgccagtgttgttttcactttttctgacCGAGATATTCCCGGTTTCcttgccagtgttgttttcactttttctgacCGAGATATTCCCGGTTTCcttgccagtgttgttttcactttttctgacCGAGATATTCCCGGTTTCcttgccagtgttgttttcactttttctgacCGAGATATTCCCGGTTTCcttgccagtgttgttttcactttttctgacCGAGATATTCCCGGTTTCcttgccagtgttgttttcactttttctgacCGAGATATTCCCGGTTTCcttgccagtgttgttttcactttttctgacCGAGATATTCCCGGTTTCcttgccagtgttgttttcactttttctgacCGAGATATTCCCGGTTTCcttgccagtgttgttttcactttttctgacCGAGATATTCCCGGTTTCcttgccagtgttgttttcactttttctgacCGAGATATTCCCGGTTTCcttgccagtgttgttttcactttttctgacCGAGATATTCCCGGTTTCCAAGGATGAAAACTTATGATAATCTGTATTGGTATCAAAACATCTGTTTAGTTTTGTATATGGTTAGAATACGAATAGTTGGAAAATCAGAAATGAAACGTAGCAACCTTTAGGACTAAACTGTTGAAGGATGACTGAATTAATTGATCATCTTTTGGTGTAACCTGTATTTGACTTTTAATCGcaatggccgagtggttaaggtgtcccgacactttatcactagccctccacctctgggttgcaattcgaaacctacgtggggcagttgccaggtactgactgtaggccagtggtttttctctgggtactccagcttttttccacctccaaaacctaacacttccttaaatgaccctggctgttaataggacgttaaacaaaataaaccaaaccaaattttcaTCAGTATGATATTACTGCAGTGTCTGAATTGGAAGActcttgttattattgtataTCATCTATTCTCAATGACTTGGTGAATgtgttttttatttagtttttctACATACCAAGAACAAGCTAGATCTGGCCTTCCTTACACAGGTAAGTAAGTGTACAATTCACAGGTAAATAAATGTACAAGtcacatgtaaataaatgtacaagtcacaggtaaataaatgtacaagtcacatgtaaataaatgtacaagtcacaggtaaataaatgtataagtcacaggtaaataaatgtacaagtcacatgtaaataaatgtataagtCACAGGTAAATTAGTGTACAAGTCAGACAAGTCACACgttggtcctgactgacccccaggaaCTGATGGgttgggccaaaaagggtcaaataaattaactgaaatatttcaaatttcaggtgactgttaaggcccatgagCCTCTTGCTActaaaaacaatacaatttctTATGTCACATattaacatttaacatcacGTTATAATTACATAAGCCACTTTGACCATTATTGTTACAAGATTTGATTTTCAATGCAACTTTAAGTCTTCCTCTATACAGACTACTGCAAAACAGCATCTGTACAGGAAAATGAACAAGACAAACCAGTACATGAAAAAATTTCCACTACCACTGAAGGAGTACTATCAGGCAGCAACGAGTATAGAAGGGTTAGGTAAAGGTATGTTGAGTCATGTGATACCAGGTTGACATTAGGTTAAACAGTCAAATATACTCACCTCTTTTTCATAGAAATTCATGGCCCGAACTATCTTAAATTTTGTGTTGaaaatgtcaccattgttaactagtaacaacctctttaaaaacaacattaaattttgttacatgtttaatatgATGCAGAAACCAGGTATACGTAGGGTTAGTTTTATGTCACCTGAGCTTTGCTCATGTGACCTATTCTGATCAATTTCCATCCGTCGTCATCCGTCATTGTCTGTCATTTGTCGTCTGTTGTCTGTCGTGCAAAATTCTTAATAACCAGAAAGCCCAGAGtactgatattgggcctgtagggctgaagggctaccaagtttgttcaaatggatgaccttgaccttcattcaaggtcacaggggtcaaatatgctaaaatcttaaaCAACTTCTCTTGATAACAAAAAGGcccacagacccaatatcaggtctgaAGCATGCagggatgaaggactaccaagttgttctaatggatgacattgaccttcattcaaggtcacagggttcaaatatGCTTTAAAGACTTctcttaataaccaaaaggcccacagacccaatatcaggtctgtagcatgctgggatgaagggctaccaagttgttcaaatggatgaccttgatgttcattcaaagtcacatgggtcaaatatgctaaaatctttaatcTTCTTCTTcatgataaccaaaaggccaatTAAGAGACCCAAttttaggtctgtagcatgctaggatgaagggctaccaattttgatcaaaaggatgaccttgaccttcattcaaggtcacaggggtcaaatatgcttaaatatataaaaatcgaggtgaccgttaaggcccatgggcctcttgttgattaTGTGGTAATCCACAAATTCTTATGACCACAAATTTGTAGAATTGAGAAATTTTGATGTCATTGTGAAATTTGGATATCTGATAATGTAATCATCACAAAATTCGAGCCCAAAGGGAGAATTCCATCTTTCACTAGACTAGTACACATATATTTTGCAAGTTGGGCATTTCTATAAAAGTCTAAAATCTGAAAAATGGCAGAGGAGGCCAATTAACTGTTGATAACTTCAAATGTATTTTCTTCTTATAATAGATCTTGTATGTTTGGGTCAACTTATGATATTGGACTGTTTTAAAAGGATCAGTataatcaaatacttttcatggATTGAAGCGCCTTCTGGatctttaccaaaattataaacTTCATGGCCCTTGGGCATCATGTTTCCCTCAATTAAGCCTGAACTTTAATAGTTAATAGgcaaaattacatttgtatcttagtttgttttatttcatggGAAATGATATAAACTTGGTAAGAATTATAAGTATGTGGTTTCAGTTTGATGGTTGGAACATATTGATCTGTTTGATCCCCAGGGACTGAGGGACAAGGCCGAAACAGGTCAtcttgactgaaatttcaaaaatcttcttgtGACCCAGgatggtagaatcaaatactcaaCATTGATGGATGGGTCTTAGGTGCTGTATTGAAACTGTAAAATTCATGACTCCAGGGTTTCATGTTTTTCAATGGTAAAGGGCTAAACTTTGCTATTGTTTATATTCTGTTTAGCATTACATCGTGTTAAGGCCCGTGGGCCCCCTTTTCTTTGTATTTGTAGTGGATTCGCTGTTGGTGGTCGGAATCGCTGACAGGGTATCAATTCGATACTTGCCTGTGCAAGTCTACCAACAGACAGGCATGCTAAGTTTGGGAAATGTGGAAGTCTTTTTGCTGATGGTGGCTGATGATGCAGTTGTAAGTTTATCAGCATTGACATAATACATTTCATCTCCTGGAATCTCTCAGAAAAACTGATTTATGGAATATCTCTCATAATATTTGATTTATGGAATATCTCTCATAATATTTGATTTATGGAATATCTCTCAGAATAGTTGATTTGGGAATATCTCTCAGAGTAGTTGATTTGGAAATATCTCTCAGAATAGTTGATTTAGGGAATCTCTCAGAATAGTTGATTTAGGGAATCTCTCAGAATAGTTGATTTAGGGAATATCTCTCAGAATAGTTGATTTAGGGAATCTCTCAGAATAGTTGATTTGGTGATCTCTCAGAATAGTTGATTTAGGGAATCTCTCAGAATAGTTGATTTAGGGAATATCTCTCAGAATAGTTCATTTCGGGAATATCTCTCAGAATATTTTACATAGGGGATCTCTCAGAAAAGCTGATTTATGAAAGCTCTCAGAATAGTTGATTTATCTCTGAGCTGGAGCTTATCCTAATCCTACATATCTGTTGATTTATCTCTGAGCTGGAGCTTATCCTAATCCTACATATCTGTTGATTTATCTCTGAGCTGGAGCTTATCCTAATCCCACATATCTGTTGATCTATCTCTGAGCTGGAGCTTATCCTAATCCTACATATCTGTTGATCTATCTCTGAGCTGGAGCTTATCCTAATCCCACATATCTGTTGATTTATCTCTGAGCTGGAGCTTATCCTAATCCTACATATCTGTTGATTTATCTCTGAGCTGGAGCTTATCCTAATCCTACATATCTGTTGATTTATCTCTGAGCTGGAGCTTATCCTAATCCCACATATCTGTTGATCTATCTCTGAGCTGGAGCTTATCCTAATCCTACATATCTGTTGATTTATCTCTGAGCTGGAGCTTATCCTAATCCCACATATCTGAAATTTCAATTGTTATTGATGACATTtcagtttttatatttttatgtcCCAGAATTACTGTTTACTTTTCTTTCCTGGCAACAATTTCAAAACTATTCAACTCAACTCTAcaaaactttctgtatatattaggtTAGTGCCCTCCTAGCTGTGCCTTTTCCTTTTGACAAtactttttttaatattttttctgttaatcatttttaaattttttttagcccaccatcatcagatggtgggctatatTCAAGTCATCCTGCATCAGGGGTCCATGGTCTGTTTGTCACTTCCATCCGTCCGTATGGAAATCCTTCAGTCCATCAGTCTGTCAGTCCAACAGTCTGTAAAaaattcttgttattgctatttctcagaaagtactgaagggatctttctcagattttgtatgtaagttcccctaggtccatagttatgcatattgcattttgggacccatcggaaaacaacatggccaacaggcgactattttggatttttacaattgaagtttgttatcgctattttcaaaaagtaccaaagggatctttctcaaatttcatatgtaagttcccctttgtccctagttgtgtatattgcattttgggaccgatcagaaaacaacatggctgataagtggccatcttgggttttgacAATTGCTGGTTGCTCCTGCTATTATATCATGTTATAAGGagttattaaatattttgaaagaagagtgaaagaagagaaaagaagagaaaagattagTCAGTCAtttttgtatgatattgatcaTTCAGTGGttggcgccaagatccctctggggtCATACCAACAGCTGGGTGCAGAAGATAATGCCACACTTTAGGGATCCTTGTTAATCCTCGCTTTCTTATGTTAGAACCTGTCATATTGTTGTATTTCTTGAGACACATGCATGTTGCAGTGTTCTGCTTAGGAGCGATAATGTATGAACTATCttaattattttgtacatttttcaCTTTTATTTGCATATTTCTCAAATATGATTGTAGACATTTTTTGCTCACCTCCTCGAAGGTAAactttttcaaattcttttcAAGTACATTTGTACTCGATTTTGGTCTTGTAGCATGCTTTGTGATTAAGGGAAAGTCATAGTTTTAtggtaaatttgaaaaaaaagtatgacCTTTGGCAAAACTGTTTGAAAATGATTCTAAAGACCAGACCTACCTCATAATCTTTATTTCTACTCTCATACTTCTACTAGACTACTTAATTACAAGTTTCCTTCATTTTATTTCTACTTATTACTTCTACTAGACTACTTAATCATAAGTTTCCACAATTTCCTTCCTTTTATTCACTAGGCTTTTTACTCTTAATCATTGAAATGTTGTTATGTAATATGTTACTGTAATCTGAATTGCTATCAAATATATTCAATTCTTATACCCGCCATAAAATGGGGGGCATATGATGTTACCCATATGTCCGTCCCGTCCAGTTGAGttaattgttattgttattattcTACAATGAATAATTATGTCCATTTTATTGGTATAatcaaaagatatttcttgtaaCAGTTTTAGTTATTTTaatacttatacatatatactataatgtaatttgatttcagaaattaatgaaaaagAATGGCATGCAGAAATATCAAGTGATGTTACATACTGTTTTTAAAATAGAATGTTTGATGAAGGTAagtgtttaattttgatttacaataataataattctattttaaatttaatttgaaaaattctaTTCTCTAAGACCATATTGCATGTAAAAGTAAATTCTTTTTTTGCAGCATTTCATGAGGTGCCCAATCTTAGTTAGTTACTTGATAAAtcttttttagctcacctgccaaaagggcaagtgagcttatgcagTGGTGCGGCATCTGTCCAGCTTCAACTTTTTCCtgttaacaacttcttcttaataaccctGAGACACAGAGTACTGTATTTGTTCTGTGTCATGCtagagtgaagggctaccaagtgtgttcaaatgaatgaccttgacctaaattTAAGGTGACAGTGGTCTAAtgggctaaaatctttaaaccgCTATTTTTCAATAAcgaagaggcccagggagttgatattggatgtttagcatgctggggtgaagggctaaaacatgtttgttcaaatgaatgacatagaacttcattcaaagtcacagaggtcaaataggctaaaatctttaaacaactttttttttcaataatcaaaGGCCCAAAGACCTGAAAAATTTGCcccctgtagcatgctaggatgaagggctactaagtttattcaaaagaatgacctagcctactctgatacTTGAATGAAGTTCGATCAGCTTAGTATCTGCATTAATGAcatagatcaacttcaaagttgctctAGGAGTAGGTGAGTGGTATATGCACATTGGGCTTGTTATTCATTGTGTAGTCATGGTATTTATCTTGTTATCACAACAGGGGCCAACACATACCACTTCAGTTTAAAATTGGTGGTggatttattttaataaataaaatgacagTTGCTTAAATATTTATTCAACTACAATAGACAGTTATGGGTTTATTGCCAGACAAGGTAGACTTActgcaggataaatatggtgTATGCTATACCGTGGCATTCGTCTGTCAACAATttacttcttcttcataaccgccAATTGGAATTTGACctaaaggaaggagctgacctcccgggggcagggtcaaaaggggtcaatttgtttctttgaaactaagcaatggatatcactcacattggtgtggtagcaatccctatggggttgcttcatttcatggattaattgcactttttggcataaaacctacatttgtatggtagcatggttatggggtggattttcaaaattgtacaaatgttggggttaatcccccggggggctgaggagtggggccaaaaggggtcaatttggctaaattgacatttttagaataacaataaactaatgtacatgtacccatataaaacTCTTTTGATATATTGccatagcaataccagcgacaaatacacttaagcatcattcttgtttcatatctcataaaaccaggtCAGCGATACAGGCCCGCTGGGTCTCTTGTGCTTAATTGctataaacaattaattgtcTGGAAGTAAGTGATGAATATcaatcatatttgactggtagcatccctaggggGTGGGGATTCAAGAACTATAAATAGTCCAGCTGACCCCCGGGGGACTGAGGGATGGGTCTAAAAGGAGTCAATTTGGCAAAAGACATATAAAtgtcttctctgaaactaagttatgtACAAAGCACATATTTGATTGTGTAGGTTCCGTATTGgatagggattcaaaattgtacaaatggtggggctgacccccaggggacCTAATGGGCACACCCAAAATGGATCCAAtatggcaatattgatattaatgacttctgGATCTcagcaatgtatgacattgatattacAGTGGTAACATCCCCAGGAGGTTGGgataaaaatttatacaaataatggggctgacactcccccaaccccaacccctggggcctgaggtctttccccacccttgAAGACTAAGTTCCTTTGTTATACTTCTTTGAAGCCATCTAGATCCCCACCCCAAAACCATATATAGCCTTGCTTGGCATCAAGAGGACAACACAATCCTAATGTAAAAAATAGGCTGAGGGTCTTTTCCCAACCTAAGGGACTTGTAGTTTCTAAAAATACAATTATGTTGAATCTTGACATCGTTTCTGGGTTAGTTGAGATCCCAACAACATAatcatacatcaacaaataaagctttCTATGAAATGGAACATAAacattttgatgtttgctcaaataaaccaggtgagctatacaggccctttgggcctcttgtattgaTATGTGATAATCTTTCAGGAATTCTGGTAATCTCATTAATTTACTTTGGAATAGAGCATGATTAtcgatatagatatataaaatctaGCATGATCGAGGTATAAAGTTAGTCCCAGACTTCCAACTTTAGCTAGCTAGGGAATTAAATCATTCAGATTTTCAAAATCAACTTTACAAATTTATGTTCTTTTCAGATACCGGCAACAGCAGTCACGCCAAATATGAAAGATATTTTGGAATTCGCtgaaaattcattaaaaatggtatggcaaatcattatatatactgaatcaaGTTTATCTGTATAAACAATACACCTTTggctgtatatatgtacatttactaTCAAACCTCGTAAACCATTACCGTTTGTGTAAGGGTTTGCAAGAATCATTTCAGGCTAACTCAAGTCTTACTATAAAGTGTTATCACACGGTTGTGTTAATGTTTGTTTCAGCTTTGCAATTTACCAGTATTTCAAGTAATACACCATCATGATATTGTTGGCTATTTAAATCATGTTATATCAATGGTCCCTCTGTTAACATTTCTTGTGATGTCTAGATGTacatacatgccatattttCAGGAGACCTATAAGGGAAATTGATTGTTTTAAGGGAGTTTTGCCTAGATAAGGGAGATTGATTGTTTTAAGGGAGTTTTGCCTAGATAAGCGAGATTTATGCGTGAGgtttttactcaattttaaaacttattttgaaagtgataaagaatatttatatttattctaTTTGAGATATTAATCATACTATTAttatatgaaaacaacaaaaagttgtataggGTAAAAATGCAATTAGTATACATTCtgataatataaaattatttttcattttttaagtaacacaaaaagtttcacagctttatgcatattacataaaagcatttgaaaagagtatattataataacatgtagataaagattaagacaagcaggttaatcatttatcagtttggattttcttaaaatgagaaagcttgatccactctgagggaacacatcagttgtaaaaattaccatgaaatgtcctgtgggatcccttatgttggaccatttagatataaaaatattccaagtatACAAGTGTATATAGTCATGAGAACTGAAGAGGTTCATGGTAGGAaactgcagtaaatcttatgATCATTccagattttgtatattgtctctgtcatggacggtacagtcattgtaaacaGCATGATTGACCACTACCACCAATagatgtgctaattttgataattttataaaagaaaatatcggaTTTCATCATGCTATCACTGATCcatgtacacatgttatatGAAAAACACACATGATTTTGGCTCTGTATCAAATACCATCAACAAAGTATGGtcctaaacaaaaacaaacaataattcaaGTCTGTTAGCAAAGAGGGTTGAAGTTGTTGataagcaacttgcctttatttcatggtgatagatattctagcgcaaacattacactagccaGCACGTGCTTCGTGTCAAGGCCGTGTCCAATAGACGCCATTTTGACTGAGTGATCACATGAACAGATGGATCACGTGGTCtctaaatttagccaaatctcataaaatcttgTGGAAAAAACCTACCGAATATTGCAAACAAAAATGGCATCAGCTGAAATACtggagggaattacaaaatacaagaGTTTGGCTCTCCTCCTGGaaggaaataaatgacttgaaaataagggagattttgtctcacgccgggaggtatggcatgtatgttCCCCTTTGTTCCTGTGCttatttaattttgagtttgattgggAAAATAAAATTGCTGACAGagggccatcttggattttgaaagtttgttatcactattttttgGGAAATATAGAAAGAATACTTCTCAAAATTCTTATGTACTCAGTCCTTCGTTATGCCCATACAATTTGAATCtgatctgaaaaacaaaatgtccaataggcagccatcttggattctgacagtttatatttattatcactatttcatGGAAATTTCTTCTTAGATTTTTTCTgagattttttatttgattttcctTGCTATTGAATTATTTAGAGAAAATAGGAAAGAATGAAAAGCAGAGAAACAATCAGTCATACATATCTTGAACCAATAAAGACCATTCAATAGTGGGTGCCAGCTAGggtccctctgggatctcttccTATGAAAACCAATCTAACTGTCTGAGTTGGATGATACATTTCAACTTtacttatttcaaataaaacataaatagaTTGAGTGATAATGTACATTTCTCATACCAGGTTTTTGTGTTTTGCTCATtttgtaatgtaaaactgaAGGAAAATACACAGTAGTAATAGACCCCAAACTCATTTCATTTCATcaaatttattgtaaaaattTCTTTAATAGTTCTCATCCATCTGTCACTGATagcattgtttttatttcttttcttgtCTTTCAGGACAAAATTGAAGTATTGGATGAATGTGTGTCAGATAATCTAAGGGACTATATCTACTTGATGCATTTTGTGATTAATAAGGATTTCAACATAGATGAGGACTTATTTGAATTTCAAGCGTTTGTGGAATTACTTCGGCGGCAGGAAGCATATCTGATAAAGAAACTGGAGTAAGTATGAGTTTGGAATTgaagtaaataaatattaaataaacaGATAAATGGGGTAAGTACAAGTTGGATGTTCGACGCAAAAAAGGATTTTTTGGATAATTAAGAAGACCGAAAAATAATTGACACAACAGCAGTTTTTTTGATTCATCAGTGTTTGAAacataaatgtttaattaaCTAACTTAAAgataaagaagagaaaaaatcaTGACCAAACAAAACATTGGACTGATCTGTGTATTTATATTGGATATTATAAACCATTGGTCTCGTATATTATAATAACATTCGACTGATCTGTGTATTTATATTGGATATGATATAACCATTGGCCTTGTGTATTATAATAAGTGCTTTAACAATCTGTACACTCAGTTATTTACATACGATTTATATTGCATATGGAATGTAGTTATTTCTAAAGATCATCTGAAGTTTACAAAAGCTAGATGGTGACTTTTGCAGGAGTTCTTTCCCAGGATCAGGGTTGCCACTACTTAAGGCTGGCTATACCATGATACACAAAGTCAAACACCTGTCACCCGATGAGTTCCTCGATATATTCAAGGTGAGTTTGGTGATTAGtatccatttgaacaaattaattCCAAGAAAAAGGCCTGGATGAAATATAAGGCATATATCATGAAAAACTTACTTTATAATGTTAACGACAGAGTAACCATGATTATGATACGGTATAAACGTACAGGGCAATGAAAACTTACTTTATAATGTTAACGACAGAGTAACCATGATTATGATACGGTATAAAACGTACAGGGCAATGAAAACTTACTTTATAATGTTAACGACAGAGTAACCATGATTACGATAcggtataaaacatacagggCAATGAAAACTTACTTTATAATGTTAACGACAGAGTAACCATGATTATGATACGGTATAAAACGTACAGGGCAATGAAAACTTACTTTATAATGTTAACGACAGAGTAACCGTGATTACGATACGGTATAAAACGTACAGGGCAATGAAAACTTACTTTATAATGTTAACGACAGAGTAACCATGATTACGATACGGTATAAAACGTACAGGGCAATGAAAACTTACTTTATAATGTTAACGACAGAGTAACCATGATTACGATACGGTATAAAACGTACAGGGCAATGAAAACTTACTTTATAATGTTAACGACAGAGTAACCGTGATTACGATACGGTATAAAACGTACAGGGCAATGAAAACTTACTTTATAATGTTAACGACAGAGTAACCGTGATTACGATACGGTATAAAACGTACAGGGCAATGAAAACTTACTTTATAATGTTAACGACAGAGTAACCGTGATTACGATACGGTATAAAACGTACAGGGCAATGAAAACTTAATTTATAATGTTAACGACAGAGTAACCGTGATTACGATACGGTATAAAACGTACAGGGCAATGAAAACTTACTTTATAATGTTAACGACAGAGTAACCGTGATTACGATACTGGGTAGGGTTGAAATATTCAGAAGAAATGATGGAAATAACAGCCATGTCTCTTATAGTAATGTATATACTTAATGTGTTATCACTGTTGGTTCTGTATTAATAGCACTAACCCACATATCGTTTTAAACGTCAGTCATATAAAAAGATGCATTAATATCCTAAGTGGATATGCTAACTTTTCCTTTGTGTTTGACTTATCAAATGTTTCAGTTTTCATGCCAATCTTAAATGTGCTAATTGAGTTGGATTTTATTGTGTTCCAGATGGTCCGAAAagtaaaaacatacaaaaatctGTCCAAGATGAAAGAGAACATTGATTTATTGGTAAGTATGTATTTTTGACAGAGTTTATAATCCTTACAAATACTTATCATGATACAACCAGCTTCGTCACTATATCTTAAACAACTCAATGCAATATAAGATTTATTACAGTATATCAATAAGAATCAAATAGTTTGATTTTCCTTACAAATTCTTCAGTTCCTAAAATTTTTAGGGAAT
This DNA window, taken from Pecten maximus chromosome 3, xPecMax1.1, whole genome shotgun sequence, encodes the following:
- the LOC117322879 gene encoding uncharacterized protein LOC117322879 isoform X3 — its product is MVTFADLSLSIDTMLPSSRRLLQMNRLCVLVYRTLCDDVGNIPEYMKRWELKQSRCKLNKKTAESVKRCIEKNRRYKNSIVMESCGADEIFLHTKNKLDLAFLTQTTAKQHLYRKMNKTNQYMKKFPLPLKEYYQAATSIEGLGKVDSLLVVGIADRVSIRYLPVQVYQQTGMLSLGNVEVFLLMVADDAVKLMKKNGMQKYQVMLHTVFKIECLMKIPATAVTPNMKDILEFAENSLKMDKIEVLDECVSDNLRDYIYLMHFVINKDFNIDEDLFEFQAFVELLRRQEAYLIKKLESSFPGSGLPLLKAGYTMIHKVKHLSPDEFLDIFKMVRKVKTYKNLSKMKENIDLLVTVLSLEVYDTASTTLV
- the LOC117322879 gene encoding uncharacterized protein LOC117322879 isoform X5, producing MVTFADLSLSIDTMLPSSRRLLQMNRLCVLVYRTLCDDVGNIPEYMKRWELKQSRCKLNKKTAESVKRCIEKNRRYKNSIVMESCGADEIFLHTKNKLDLAFLTQTTAKQHLYRKMNKTNQYMKKFPLPLKEYYQAATSIEGLGKVDSLLVVGIADRVSIRYLPVQVYQQTGMLSLGNVEVFLLMVADDAVKLMKKNGMQKYQVMLHTVFKIECLMKIPATAVTPNMKDILEFAENSLKMDKIEVLDECVSDNLRDYIYLMHFVINKDFNIDEDLFEFQAFVELLRRQEAYLIKKLESSFPGSGLPLLKAGYTMIHKVKHLSPDEFLDIFKMVRKVKTYKNLSKMKENIDLLF
- the LOC117322879 gene encoding uncharacterized protein LOC117322879 isoform X1, with amino-acid sequence MVTFADLSLSIDTMLPSSRRLLQMNRLCVLVYRTLCDDVGNIPEYMKRWELKQSRCKLNKKTAESVKRCIEKNRRYKNSIVMESCGADEIFLHTKNKLDLAFLTQTTAKQHLYRKMNKTNQYMKKFPLPLKEYYQAATSIEGLGKVDSLLVVGIADRVSIRYLPVQVYQQTGMLSLGNVEVFLLMVADDAVKLMKKNGMQKYQVMLHTVFKIECLMKIPATAVTPNMKDILEFAENSLKMDKIEVLDECVSDNLRDYIYLMHFVINKDFNIDEDLFEFQAFVELLRRQEAYLIKKLESSFPGSGLPLLKAGYTMIHKVKHLSPDEFLDIFKMVRKVKTYKNLSKMKENIDLLSNKESPDQKSRSPDQMSRSNEYFLRT
- the LOC117322879 gene encoding uncharacterized protein LOC117322879 isoform X4, with amino-acid sequence MVTFADLSLSIDTMLPSSRRLLQMNRLCVLVYRTLCDDVGNIPEYMKRWELKQSRCKLNKKTAESVKRCIEKNRRYKNSIVMESCGADEIFLHTKNKLDLAFLTQTTAKQHLYRKMNKTNQYMKKFPLPLKEYYQAATSIEGLGKVDSLLVVGIADRVSIRYLPVQVYQQTGMLSLGNVEVFLLMVADDAVKLMKKNGMQKYQVMLHTVFKIECLMKIPATAVTPNMKDILEFAENSLKMDKIEVLDECVSDNLRDYIYLMHFVINKDFNIDEDLFEFQAFVELLRRQEAYLIKKLESSFPGSGLPLLKAGYTMIHKVKHLSPDEFLDIFKMVRKVKTYKNLSKMKENIDLLQF
- the LOC117322879 gene encoding uncharacterized protein LOC117322879 isoform X2: MVTFADLSIDTMLPSSRRLLQMNRLCVLVYRTLCDDVGNIPEYMKRWELKQSRCKLNKKTAESVKRCIEKNRRYKNSIVMESCGADEIFLHTKNKLDLAFLTQTTAKQHLYRKMNKTNQYMKKFPLPLKEYYQAATSIEGLGKVDSLLVVGIADRVSIRYLPVQVYQQTGMLSLGNVEVFLLMVADDAVKLMKKNGMQKYQVMLHTVFKIECLMKIPATAVTPNMKDILEFAENSLKMDKIEVLDECVSDNLRDYIYLMHFVINKDFNIDEDLFEFQAFVELLRRQEAYLIKKLESSFPGSGLPLLKAGYTMIHKVKHLSPDEFLDIFKMVRKVKTYKNLSKMKENIDLLSNKESPDQKSRSPDQMSRSNEYFLRT